atagaaaattaattaatggtTCGCTCGAACATGGAGTGATCTCTTTTAAGACATAATTATTTAGAGGTTCATAATTCCAATATGACCCAACACAAGAGTATGCATGCCTGTTACTTAGAGTTGGATGCCACTCTTATATTCAGAGCCGGCAGTAAAGCTTTCAGGGATGACATCATCGACGACACGGTAGCCACCGTTCTTGACAAGGAAGCGAACGGAGAAGGGGCCCTTGAGTGGTGCTTCACTTTTGAGTGTCCAGGTGTTAGAGCCTGACTCCTTGAGCCCCACCCAGTCCTTGCCGCCCTTCTCCTTGACCTCCACCTCAGAGATGGCGACGTTGGTGACGAGCTCCAGACTAGTGGCGCTAGAGCCCTCAGCAACCTTGAAGGTGAGCTCTGTGGCACATGAGCCAATGACCAATagtgcagccgccgccacggcaAGTCGGAAGGAGGACATGGAGGCcattggctagctagctagtttttTGGTGTAATGTTTCTTGTTTCTTGGTTGGTAGAGGGATGGATCGATGTGTTCGGTGATCCATGTTGCAGCTGGGTGCATATTTATggcggaggggggagggggtggtaAGAAAATGTGCGGTGCAGCATGGAGATCGTTGGCAGCCATTTTCGTTGAAGGACTCTTATACAATTGCTTTAAATAGATGCAAGgttggtagtcccggttgtttcgCTAGCGTAGGGCATGCAGGCCTCCCAAAAAGCAGCCATTTTAACTTATAGATAATGAGAATTAGTCACCTCCTCATGATCCGTTCATTGAGCATGTGGACCCATGCATGATCAAATTGGGAGGGGGGTGGATATGCCAGTGGAAGATAGATGGGTGGCTGAGAAAATGGTTAGGAATGATGAGCAAGGCACCGAGGGGCACCGTGTGGCATGCATATATAGTATTCTTGGCAGAGGTGCAATCAACAGTTCAATGTTGATGGCACCATGGTGGTGATGGAGGGTCCCAGGTGCTGCCCCGTTGTGGCTCTATATCTGAGACATGGGTTTGCATACATGGCTAGATGGTGCTGATGCTAATTAATATGGTAGTGCGCCCCTAGCTGGATATCGAACGGCGGTGGCAGTCGATGAAATAAATTTGAAAGGAATAAGAGATGGCGAATTGATGAGGCATAGGTGGAAAGGAGCACATGGCCTTGGGGGAAATAATCCTACAAGTCGGTGTAGATCGTGCTTCAAACAAGAGTGCACTTTAAAttcaatttaattttaattggCAGGTGCACATGTTGTTACAGTCATGCAACATGAGAGCTACAGGTGAGAGGATGTCCTTGGGCAAGCGCTGATGGAGATTTGGAGGGTGTGCttgacactggtggagaaaccatctttggtcggtcgaccagatttcacaatagtcccggttgtattaaAAATCGGGACTataaacatctttagtcccggtttaaaaactCCAGGGGTACTTTCCAATCTTTAagtaccggttggtgttaccaaccgggactaaagatttatttgtagtcccg
This window of the Oryza sativa Japonica Group chromosome 4, ASM3414082v1 genome carries:
- the LOC4335465 gene encoding pollen allergen Lol p 2-A, giving the protein MASMSSFRLAVAAAALLVIGSCATELTFKVAEGSSATSLELVTNVAISEVEVKEKGGKDWVGLKESGSNTWTLKSEAPLKGPFSVRFLVKNGGYRVVDDVIPESFTAGSEYKSGIQL